Proteins from a genomic interval of Rubinisphaera italica:
- a CDS encoding YqjF family protein, with translation MNFLSARWEHLLLANYVVEPEVLQPFVPEGTKLDAFDGQVYVSLVAFLFNRMSIAGIPIPFHQSFEEVNLRFYVAPDKDPSIRAVTFIKEIVPKASIPFISNTLFHENYVTLPMDHCNEDKHHSYSWMNKVKNSISGTIESELTLPANNSISEFITEHYWGYAKAPNYTLEYEVRHPQWNCCEVTQYEINVDYATNYGKEFSFLNDQQPHNVLYAQGSPVSVLYPSRLQKPK, from the coding sequence ATGAATTTTCTATCCGCACGCTGGGAGCATTTATTACTGGCAAACTATGTTGTCGAGCCAGAGGTTTTGCAGCCGTTTGTTCCTGAAGGAACGAAACTTGATGCCTTTGACGGCCAGGTCTATGTGAGTCTGGTTGCGTTTCTGTTCAATCGGATGAGTATTGCAGGAATACCGATTCCTTTTCATCAATCCTTTGAAGAAGTCAATTTGCGATTCTATGTCGCTCCCGACAAAGACCCCTCGATTCGGGCTGTGACGTTTATTAAGGAGATCGTTCCGAAAGCATCGATCCCATTCATTTCCAATACACTGTTCCATGAAAATTATGTCACATTGCCTATGGATCATTGCAATGAAGACAAGCACCATTCCTATTCCTGGATGAACAAAGTCAAAAACTCGATCTCTGGAACGATCGAATCCGAACTGACTCTCCCTGCGAACAATTCCATCAGTGAGTTTATTACAGAACATTACTGGGGGTATGCAAAAGCCCCAAACTACACACTCGAGTATGAGGTCAGGCATCCCCAGTGGAATTGCTGCGAAGTCACACAGTATGAGATCAATGTGGACTACGCCACCAATTACGGAAAAGAATTTTCCTTCCTCAACGATCAGCAACCTCACAATGTGCTCTACGCTCAGGGCTCTCCAGTGAGTGTCCTGTATCCCTCCCGACTGCAAAAACCAAAGTAG
- a CDS encoding cadherin domain-containing protein → MKSLGRLLTIRNHSSREISRRYRQGGSSRDATQMVSVESLESRVVLSCSCTGVGGTTTLLSTNANPGNSAQYGDHVVANDQFVVVGAQFEDSTTATNSGVVYVYDATSTSTTPLFVIENSQGNSNGLFGSDIAIDGTNLVVGARGTGKAYLYDLSGPTLNGPVVISKPSGIQGQFGDSVAISGNKIVVGDYASDFSNKGAAYVYELTIDTNTLQQQVTHRLTITNPGDNSVQFSRQNLAISGDTLAIGAFNQVTNGTSGVQRGRVYVYDLNFSPYVATLTNTINNPNIGTSDNFGFSLDIDGDTLAVGAQTSSVLGSEVGQVHVYDLAGSTIAPVLTINHPEPTIGGRFGSDLALSGRTLAVSARLADPNSVTDAGRAYLFDLDSATPGTPTSIFENPTPAAFDTFGTAIDLTGDLVVIGAPTDDTRSDLGETTNVNDGAAYIFGFGSVNNPPTIGDDSFTIEENRSSGTVVGTVIGNDVDIDNVLTYSITGGNTAGAFAIDSMTGEITVANASAIDFETNPSFMLTVQVEDQCGEFDTADVTIDLTDLETSLSIDDVTLIEGDSGTVNAIFTVTSTNRIDAGFSVEFATADGSASFADYVAQSGTLSYMGQAGEMQSITIKITPEDLAEMDEDFFVNLFNLAGSNDVTIVDASGLGTIINEDYVPVSDAGGPYEISEGDDLSLDASASTDADSTSLTYRWDVDGDGDYDENITGATPTLTNAQLAALGLNDGPQSVNVTVEVSDGTNVSTAQTTLTINNVAPDITVLNSSNSNFDDISESGYVTLDGSFFDPALNADTHTVTVDWGDGSAIESISVDQLNDSFAGGHQYAAGGIYTILVTAIDEDGGTSSTLTTQAIVQGINVIDGELFIIGSDSNDLVFVTKYWNSYHILTAFGGCNVNYVTQSSSGINSLTILTGSGNDYVKVDNRVKTPTLIDGGSGNDWLSGGGGMTAILGGSGNDMLYGNNGNDILIGGLGSDLVAGGSGQDILIGGTTNLDNDYAGLMLLLDTWNGGGSFSSRVSLVAAELEVTDDGERDLLIDFQGRDLFFDGMNDILLGARRSDEVL, encoded by the coding sequence ATGAAATCATTAGGACGATTGCTCACCATCCGTAATCATTCAAGTCGAGAAATCTCTCGCCGATACCGTCAGGGAGGTTCCAGTAGAGACGCGACTCAGATGGTGAGTGTGGAGTCGCTCGAATCACGCGTCGTCCTTTCCTGTTCATGTACAGGTGTAGGAGGAACGACAACTCTTCTTTCGACAAATGCCAATCCCGGAAACTCCGCACAATATGGCGATCACGTTGTTGCGAATGATCAGTTCGTAGTAGTTGGGGCTCAATTTGAAGACAGTACAACTGCAACGAATTCCGGCGTTGTTTATGTTTACGATGCCACCTCAACTTCAACGACTCCGCTGTTCGTGATTGAGAATTCTCAAGGCAACAGCAATGGCCTGTTTGGTAGCGATATTGCGATCGATGGCACGAATCTCGTTGTCGGTGCCCGGGGAACCGGCAAAGCTTATCTGTACGATTTAAGTGGCCCGACCCTCAATGGTCCTGTTGTGATCAGCAAGCCCTCGGGAATTCAGGGGCAATTTGGCGATTCCGTGGCAATTTCTGGAAATAAAATTGTTGTGGGCGATTACGCCAGCGACTTCTCCAATAAAGGAGCCGCGTATGTTTACGAGTTGACCATCGACACCAATACCCTGCAACAGCAGGTGACTCATCGGCTCACAATTACTAACCCCGGCGACAACAGTGTCCAATTCTCTCGGCAGAACCTGGCCATCTCCGGTGATACGCTTGCCATCGGAGCTTTTAATCAAGTCACAAATGGAACTTCAGGTGTTCAACGTGGTCGCGTTTATGTCTACGATTTGAATTTCAGCCCTTATGTGGCCACGCTGACCAATACAATCAACAATCCCAATATCGGAACCTCCGACAACTTCGGTTTTTCCCTGGATATTGACGGGGACACCTTAGCCGTCGGTGCTCAAACCAGCAGTGTCCTGGGGAGTGAAGTTGGACAAGTGCACGTTTACGATCTGGCGGGCAGTACAATCGCTCCGGTACTTACGATCAATCATCCTGAACCGACAATCGGTGGTCGCTTCGGAAGTGATCTGGCTCTTTCCGGGCGAACATTGGCGGTCTCAGCTCGACTGGCCGACCCTAACAGTGTGACCGATGCAGGACGGGCTTATCTGTTCGATCTCGACAGTGCAACTCCGGGTACGCCAACCAGCATCTTCGAGAACCCGACCCCAGCTGCTTTCGATACGTTCGGAACTGCAATTGATCTCACTGGAGATCTGGTTGTCATCGGAGCACCTACCGATGATACTCGCAGCGATCTGGGAGAAACGACAAATGTCAACGATGGAGCCGCCTACATCTTTGGATTTGGTTCTGTCAATAATCCTCCGACAATTGGCGATGACAGCTTCACGATCGAGGAAAACCGCAGCAGTGGCACTGTTGTCGGGACTGTCATCGGGAACGATGTCGATATTGATAATGTGCTGACGTACTCGATCACAGGAGGCAATACAGCCGGGGCTTTTGCGATTGATTCCATGACGGGTGAAATTACCGTTGCCAACGCATCAGCCATCGACTTCGAAACCAACCCCAGCTTTATGCTGACCGTGCAGGTGGAAGATCAATGTGGCGAGTTCGACACAGCCGATGTGACGATCGACCTGACCGATCTGGAAACCTCTCTCTCTATCGATGACGTGACTTTAATTGAAGGCGATTCCGGCACCGTCAATGCAATTTTCACTGTGACGAGCACAAATCGAATTGATGCCGGGTTTAGTGTCGAATTCGCAACCGCTGATGGCTCAGCTTCATTCGCAGATTATGTCGCACAGTCAGGAACGCTCAGTTATATGGGACAGGCTGGCGAAATGCAGTCCATCACAATTAAAATCACTCCCGAAGATCTTGCCGAGATGGATGAAGATTTCTTTGTGAATCTCTTCAACCTCGCCGGCTCGAACGATGTCACCATTGTCGATGCCAGTGGACTGGGGACGATCATCAATGAAGACTACGTCCCTGTCTCCGATGCCGGCGGTCCTTATGAAATTTCAGAAGGAGATGACCTGTCCCTCGATGCCTCGGCTTCAACCGATGCCGATTCGACTTCATTGACCTATCGCTGGGATGTCGACGGGGATGGCGACTACGATGAAAACATCACCGGAGCTACGCCCACTCTGACCAACGCTCAACTGGCCGCACTCGGCTTGAACGATGGGCCTCAAAGTGTGAACGTGACTGTCGAAGTGAGTGACGGGACGAATGTTTCTACTGCTCAGACAACTCTGACCATCAATAACGTGGCTCCGGATATTACCGTCCTCAATTCGAGCAACAGTAATTTCGACGACATCTCCGAAAGTGGCTATGTCACACTCGATGGATCGTTTTTTGATCCTGCCCTGAATGCCGACACACACACTGTGACTGTTGACTGGGGTGATGGCTCAGCCATCGAGTCGATATCTGTCGATCAACTTAACGATTCGTTCGCAGGTGGGCATCAATATGCAGCCGGAGGCATCTATACGATTCTGGTTACTGCCATCGACGAAGATGGAGGCACTTCTTCAACCTTGACGACTCAGGCAATCGTGCAGGGGATCAATGTGATCGACGGCGAGTTATTCATCATCGGTTCGGATAGTAACGATCTGGTTTTTGTCACGAAGTATTGGAACAGCTACCACATCCTGACGGCTTTCGGTGGATGCAATGTCAACTACGTAACGCAATCATCTTCGGGTATTAATTCTCTGACGATATTGACCGGGTCTGGTAACGATTACGTGAAGGTGGATAATCGCGTAAAAACTCCAACTCTGATTGATGGCGGAAGTGGAAACGACTGGCTCTCTGGGGGAGGCGGCATGACGGCCATCCTCGGTGGTTCTGGCAACGACATGCTCTACGGCAATAACGGGAATGATATTCTGATCGGCGGGCTTGGCAGTGATCTCGTTGCTGGCGGTTCTGGTCAGGATATTCTAATCGGCGGCACGACCAATCTGGATAACGATTATGCCGGCTTGATGTTACTGCTCGACACCTGGAATGGCGGCGGCTCCTTTTCGAGCCGTGTCTCTCTGGTCGCTGCCGAACTGGAAGTGACTGACGATGGTGAACGTGATCTCCTGATTGACTTCCAGGGACGCGACCTGTTCTTTGATGGCATGAACGATATTCTTCTGGGTGCCCGCAGGAGCGATGAAGTTCTTTAA
- a CDS encoding arylsulfatase, translating into MIKLFLSVVTVVLLASSSLPAANSPNVIYILSDDLGYGDLSCYGQDKLTTPNIDRLAAEGLKFTAHYSGNTVCSPSRAVLMTGQHSGHCYLRGNVSGEKKAELDPEMTVLPELFKASGYATGAFGKWGLGHTNESGAKNPNSHGFDEFYGWKSQTIAHTYYPTSVVDNGREVPLEPGTFIHDLIMDRARIFISKNAKNNTPFFCYIPTAVPHAAMHAPKELHEKWRKVFPQFDSKIGKYGAGGEPCPDVQNPIAGFAAMMENLDNEVGSLLDLLNELHIDDNTLVIFSSDNGAHKEGGHDPTFWNSTGSLRGHKRDMHEGGIRAPMLARWPGVISAGETTDHLSSFQDVLPTMAELLQQPVPTQVDGISFLPTLKGDHKSQQQHESLYWEFCKGTEQKIDTQAVRMGDWKAFRKAGQQTELYDLDSDPYEKNNLAKAEPEIVSKMETIMSEAHEPLPGQN; encoded by the coding sequence ATGATCAAATTATTCCTCTCTGTCGTAACAGTTGTCCTTCTTGCCAGCAGCAGTTTGCCAGCTGCGAATTCTCCGAATGTTATCTACATTCTGTCCGATGATCTGGGCTATGGAGATTTGTCATGCTACGGACAAGATAAATTGACAACTCCAAATATCGACCGACTGGCTGCAGAAGGCCTGAAATTCACTGCCCATTACTCAGGCAATACCGTGTGCAGTCCTTCGCGAGCCGTCTTGATGACGGGGCAACATTCCGGCCATTGTTATCTGCGTGGTAATGTGAGTGGCGAAAAGAAAGCGGAGCTCGATCCTGAAATGACTGTCCTCCCCGAACTATTCAAAGCGTCCGGTTACGCGACAGGAGCATTCGGGAAATGGGGACTGGGACATACCAATGAATCGGGAGCAAAGAATCCAAACTCGCACGGTTTCGATGAATTCTATGGCTGGAAATCTCAGACGATTGCTCACACCTATTATCCAACCAGCGTCGTCGACAATGGTCGGGAAGTTCCCCTTGAACCGGGCACTTTTATTCACGACTTGATTATGGATCGAGCCCGGATATTCATCTCAAAAAACGCGAAAAACAATACCCCTTTCTTCTGCTATATTCCGACAGCCGTGCCTCATGCGGCGATGCATGCTCCCAAAGAACTGCATGAGAAATGGCGGAAAGTCTTTCCTCAATTCGATAGCAAAATCGGCAAGTATGGGGCTGGCGGCGAACCTTGCCCCGATGTCCAGAATCCAATCGCAGGCTTTGCAGCGATGATGGAAAATCTCGATAACGAAGTCGGTTCCCTACTTGATTTACTCAACGAATTGCATATCGACGACAACACTCTCGTGATCTTCAGCAGCGACAACGGTGCTCATAAAGAAGGAGGACACGATCCCACATTCTGGAATTCGACCGGGAGCCTGCGTGGACATAAACGGGACATGCACGAAGGCGGGATCCGTGCTCCGATGCTCGCTCGCTGGCCGGGCGTCATTTCAGCTGGTGAAACGACAGATCACCTGAGCAGCTTCCAGGATGTGCTCCCGACTATGGCTGAATTACTGCAACAACCCGTTCCCACTCAAGTCGATGGCATTTCCTTTCTGCCGACACTCAAGGGCGATCATAAATCTCAACAGCAGCACGAATCTCTGTACTGGGAATTCTGCAAGGGAACCGAACAGAAAATTGATACTCAAGCTGTCCGTATGGGAGATTGGAAAGCATTCCGCAAAGCTGGTCAGCAGACCGAGCTTTATGATCTGGATTCAGACCCTTATGAAAAGAATAATCTAGCCAAGGCAGAGCCTGAGATCGTCTCCAAAATGGAGACGATCATGAGCGAGGCCCACGAACCATTACCGGGGCAGAACTGA
- a CDS encoding Gfo/Idh/MocA family protein: MSDSLKIGLIGAGQNTCQKHIPGLQAIPGVTLQAVCNSHEESTRNVANRFGIPEQFSDWKDVVNSSDVDAIVIGTWPNLHCEITCAALEAGKHVLTEARMARNLDEAKQMLDASRQHAQLTSMVVPSPFGLKFGPYMDSLIERRFLGDLREVVVIGADDTHWDFSQHLHPRQDRELSGNNVLHLGILHETLSRWAPTTTRVMAQGKIFETERSLENSPEMAKVTVPDSLHVMTQLEGGARGIYHLSGISLFGPGHHIHLYGTEGTIKLRFDLKSGLKETLLCGRIGEDSMTPLELPAEKLGKWQVEADFIAAIRGEKPVTLNSFETAMDYMKFTEAVHQSYTQGVAVEVASL, encoded by the coding sequence GTGAGCGACTCTCTCAAAATTGGACTGATTGGAGCAGGTCAAAACACCTGCCAAAAGCATATTCCCGGCTTACAGGCGATTCCCGGGGTGACGTTGCAAGCTGTCTGCAATTCGCACGAGGAATCGACTCGCAATGTTGCGAACCGGTTTGGAATCCCGGAGCAGTTTTCCGACTGGAAAGACGTTGTGAATTCATCTGACGTCGATGCGATTGTGATCGGAACATGGCCAAACCTTCACTGCGAAATCACCTGTGCTGCTCTCGAAGCGGGCAAGCATGTTCTGACAGAAGCCCGCATGGCGCGGAATCTTGATGAAGCAAAACAGATGCTTGACGCCTCTCGTCAACATGCGCAATTAACATCAATGGTGGTTCCCAGTCCATTCGGATTGAAGTTCGGTCCGTATATGGATTCACTGATCGAACGTCGCTTTCTGGGAGATTTGCGGGAAGTGGTTGTGATTGGTGCAGACGATACGCACTGGGATTTCTCCCAGCATTTGCATCCGCGACAAGATCGGGAATTGAGTGGAAATAATGTTCTGCATCTCGGCATTCTGCATGAAACTCTCAGTCGCTGGGCGCCTACGACAACACGCGTGATGGCTCAGGGAAAAATCTTTGAGACAGAACGTTCGCTGGAAAACTCTCCAGAGATGGCTAAAGTCACTGTGCCCGACAGCCTGCATGTGATGACGCAACTCGAAGGTGGAGCCCGCGGTATATATCACTTGAGTGGAATCTCTCTATTCGGACCGGGGCACCACATTCACCTGTACGGTACGGAAGGAACAATCAAATTACGGTTTGATTTGAAGTCGGGTCTGAAGGAGACGCTATTGTGTGGTCGGATTGGTGAAGATTCGATGACGCCCCTGGAACTGCCAGCAGAAAAGCTGGGAAAGTGGCAGGTCGAAGCCGACTTCATCGCGGCGATTCGTGGAGAAAAGCCGGTCACTCTCAATAGTTTTGAAACGGCCATGGATTACATGAAATTCACCGAAGCGGTGCACCAGAGCTATACTCAAGGCGTCGCGGTGGAAGTAGCGTCGCTGTAG
- the trpA gene encoding tryptophan synthase subunit alpha → MTQTCSRIEAVFRERGPKGQLAFMPFIAAGDPDLPRTGELLKALAGAGADLIELGFPYSDPIADGPVIQASYTRALAQKTTVDGIFEMVGSLKQESMPPLVAMVSYAIIFRHGTDRFIEQASQAGFSGFIVPDLPSEEASELAPQMQAAGLDLIQLLAPTTTAQRTESIVAHSSGFIYCIAVSGTTGERDQVAGELIEQLKSLKQKTKTPLAVGFGIGKPEHLDPLRGVADGAIVGSAIVKHLQQLSDGGKSFEETLQEIEAFARSMAEAAHQE, encoded by the coding sequence ATGACACAGACCTGCTCTCGAATTGAAGCTGTTTTTCGTGAACGTGGCCCGAAAGGGCAGTTGGCGTTCATGCCGTTTATTGCAGCTGGGGATCCCGATTTGCCCAGAACGGGTGAATTGCTCAAAGCTCTGGCGGGGGCTGGTGCGGACTTGATTGAGCTCGGTTTTCCCTACAGCGATCCAATTGCTGATGGCCCGGTCATCCAAGCCTCCTATACGCGGGCCCTGGCTCAGAAAACGACCGTGGATGGCATATTCGAGATGGTTGGCTCTTTGAAACAGGAATCGATGCCGCCGCTGGTGGCGATGGTTTCCTATGCCATCATTTTTCGGCATGGAACGGATCGCTTCATTGAGCAAGCTTCACAGGCTGGCTTTAGTGGATTTATCGTGCCAGATTTGCCTTCTGAAGAGGCCAGTGAACTGGCTCCTCAAATGCAGGCAGCCGGCTTGGATTTGATTCAACTGCTGGCCCCGACAACGACTGCTCAACGAACAGAATCCATCGTGGCTCATTCCAGTGGATTCATTTACTGCATTGCTGTTTCCGGAACGACCGGAGAACGTGATCAGGTGGCGGGTGAATTGATCGAGCAACTGAAGAGTCTGAAACAGAAGACGAAGACTCCGCTGGCGGTTGGATTTGGGATCGGCAAGCCGGAGCATCTTGATCCTCTGCGTGGTGTCGCTGATGGGGCGATTGTCGGCTCGGCGATCGTGAAGCATCTTCAGCAGTTGTCTGATGGTGGGAAGAGCTTTGAAGAGACTCTTCAGGAGATTGAAGCCTTCGCCCGCAGCATGGCTGAGGCGGCTCATCAGGAGTAG
- a CDS encoding IS30 family transposase encodes MSHTHLTAEERDSIAHMHALGHSRIEIARELSRDPSTISRELRRNSDATGKYFAGKADRKARRRRQLCKLPWKLNHAPLKEFLLDKLSLKWSPEQIAGQLLRLHPREARMRISIETIYAWIKANKKQGGNIYRQLRQSRKKRRKRYGTGISRRCDPTKKPMDQRPVSARNRSRIGHWESDTIEGQKGTGYIVTHVERKTGYLVASYLPDKKASTLNAASVFAFEGLPSSLIRTLTTDNGSEFSGHRELEQALHCAIYFAPARQPWQRGQNENTNGLLRQYFLKGSDFRKLKAEDIQAAVMELNNRPRKKYQFKSPHELFEPKTRAFQN; translated from the coding sequence ATGTCACACACGCATCTTACTGCTGAGGAACGTGATTCCATAGCGCACATGCACGCCCTGGGACACTCTCGAATAGAAATTGCGCGCGAGTTATCCCGAGACCCCAGCACGATCTCCCGAGAACTGCGGCGGAATTCGGATGCGACCGGGAAGTATTTCGCCGGGAAAGCCGACCGCAAAGCGCGACGGCGTCGACAACTCTGCAAACTCCCCTGGAAACTCAACCACGCTCCGCTCAAAGAATTCCTGCTCGATAAGTTGTCTCTCAAGTGGTCGCCGGAACAGATTGCAGGTCAACTCTTGCGACTGCATCCTCGGGAGGCCAGAATGCGAATATCCATTGAGACGATTTACGCCTGGATCAAAGCAAACAAAAAGCAGGGCGGCAACATCTACAGGCAGCTGCGTCAATCGAGAAAGAAACGCCGCAAACGCTACGGCACAGGGATCTCCAGACGATGCGACCCGACCAAAAAGCCAATGGATCAGCGACCGGTTTCTGCACGCAATCGTTCGCGGATCGGGCACTGGGAATCGGATACCATCGAGGGTCAAAAGGGGACCGGCTACATTGTCACGCATGTCGAACGCAAGACCGGCTATCTTGTGGCGAGCTATCTGCCGGACAAGAAAGCATCGACGTTGAACGCGGCTTCGGTGTTTGCGTTTGAGGGGTTGCCATCGTCATTGATTCGAACTTTGACGACGGACAACGGGAGTGAGTTTTCGGGTCATCGAGAGTTGGAGCAAGCCCTGCATTGTGCGATCTATTTTGCTCCGGCTCGCCAGCCGTGGCAACGCGGCCAGAATGAGAACACCAACGGGCTTCTGCGGCAATACTTCCTGAAGGGGAGCGATTTCCGTAAACTGAAAGCCGAGGATATTCAAGCGGCTGTGATGGAGTTGAACAACCGGCCTCGCAAAAAGTACCAATTCAAATCACCACACGAACTGTTCGAACCCAAAACCCGTGCATTTCAAAATTGA
- a CDS encoding glycosyltransferase — translation MKTSILIAAHNEGDNLLRTVKSCKESIHDLDYEIVIADDASSDHAVEEVLARFPEIQVVRHATRKGASPTKHATTTLASGDVFVFLDGHTKPTPGAIARLVEDVQLHEGRAIVVPAIAQLDQRTWENSSHLIGYGYGMNVASMKTYWLARSEMRTRTTAGRLFFESPSLIGCCFAMHRDLYAEILGMDSDMQQWGVEDLDLGMKAWLFDAPVLTDAEVVIGHRFRRTFDNFTVVHAHILANELRFARKHFEDRAWKQWLNARRSSMPVNAWQAGWDLFETNLASIETEMNSLQSRRVHDEYWYAEQFGLNWPGRDAESVPRGLAMMQMSGGNPSEMPSPEPSVEPSEGPSPCPGDNACPEASIKEIVYDPKRVLAGHVQILSLEAEYDNPTDSEFCKFNDANVMWTIASVTWKKGHNDIPSAEAYRPNTTMLDGNSFSFAAIFPKQGLWEVEVELKVIWNSENKEAADAAECSCQSCESIVKSKFRFVVVDPNQIDIQITAFIPFPHVEAPLYGTFEGDGNGFSFRRDSFRIRHTIHINPSSILVTGPTSTKNVGVTRSYDPATSIDPVTGELTPAAKADMVKGAPMMIGGFNFEMHGFWVRTVRVVI, via the coding sequence ATGAAGACAAGTATTTTGATTGCTGCCCATAATGAAGGTGACAATTTACTAAGGACGGTCAAGTCCTGTAAGGAATCAATTCACGATCTGGACTATGAAATTGTTATCGCCGACGATGCCTCTTCGGACCATGCCGTTGAAGAGGTTTTGGCACGCTTTCCTGAGATTCAGGTTGTCAGACACGCAACGCGTAAGGGGGCTTCGCCAACAAAACATGCCACGACAACATTGGCAAGTGGGGATGTTTTTGTGTTTCTGGATGGGCATACTAAGCCGACGCCGGGTGCTATTGCTCGGCTGGTTGAAGATGTTCAGCTTCATGAGGGACGGGCCATTGTTGTACCGGCCATTGCCCAGCTGGATCAACGAACCTGGGAAAACAGCTCGCATTTGATTGGCTACGGCTATGGTATGAATGTGGCCAGTATGAAAACGTATTGGCTGGCTCGATCTGAGATGCGAACCCGCACTACTGCTGGGCGATTGTTCTTTGAATCGCCGAGTCTGATCGGTTGCTGTTTTGCGATGCATCGGGATCTCTATGCGGAAATTCTGGGGATGGATTCCGACATGCAGCAATGGGGTGTGGAAGACCTCGACCTGGGGATGAAAGCCTGGCTGTTTGACGCGCCGGTACTCACGGATGCCGAAGTCGTGATTGGTCATCGCTTTCGCCGTACCTTTGATAACTTCACTGTCGTGCATGCCCATATTCTGGCGAATGAACTTCGGTTTGCTCGCAAGCATTTCGAAGATCGCGCCTGGAAGCAGTGGCTTAATGCTCGTCGTTCCTCTATGCCAGTCAATGCCTGGCAGGCAGGCTGGGATCTTTTCGAGACGAACCTTGCCAGTATCGAAACGGAAATGAATTCGCTGCAAAGTCGCCGAGTTCATGATGAATACTGGTATGCAGAACAGTTTGGTTTGAACTGGCCTGGCCGCGATGCAGAGTCTGTTCCAAGAGGATTGGCAATGATGCAGATGTCTGGCGGGAATCCAAGTGAGATGCCTTCGCCGGAGCCTTCGGTTGAGCCGAGTGAAGGCCCGAGTCCATGTCCTGGTGACAATGCATGTCCTGAAGCGAGCATTAAAGAAATTGTTTACGACCCAAAAAGAGTATTGGCTGGGCATGTTCAAATACTGTCTTTAGAAGCAGAATATGATAATCCTACAGATAGTGAATTCTGTAAATTCAATGATGCGAATGTTATGTGGACGATCGCATCTGTTACATGGAAAAAGGGGCATAATGACATTCCATCTGCTGAAGCTTACCGTCCAAATACAACAATGCTAGACGGGAACTCCTTTAGTTTCGCTGCAATCTTTCCCAAGCAGGGATTATGGGAGGTTGAAGTTGAATTAAAAGTAATTTGGAATTCAGAAAACAAGGAAGCCGCAGATGCTGCAGAATGTTCTTGTCAATCATGTGAATCAATTGTAAAATCAAAGTTCCGTTTTGTAGTCGTAGACCCAAATCAAATTGATATACAGATTACAGCATTCATTCCTTTTCCTCATGTGGAGGCACCACTATATGGTACATTTGAAGGTGATGGAAACGGTTTCAGTTTTCGTCGTGATTCATTCCGAATTCGCCATACCATACATATCAATCCTTCCTCAATACTTGTAACTGGTCCAACTTCAACGAAAAATGTTGGCGTAACCAGGAGTTATGATCCTGCTACTTCGATTGATCCTGTAACAGGCGAGTTGACGCCAGCAGCCAAGGCTGACATGGTAAAAGGTGCGCCAATGATGATTGGTGGATTCAATTTTGAAATGCACGGGTTTTGGGTTCGAACAGTTCGTGTGGTGATTTGA
- a CDS encoding sulfotransferase, producing the protein MKIFKVGFDKAGTASLHQALKQLGYRSMHQYQREEEILKQLILDKRHSDLEQFDAFVDGNWGQHIEVILEHFPDAFLIFTMRDREKWIQSRIINALSNRYFQKPGLTEINTIKWGEMYDQHLQSVRQKLTSHTRYLEINIPNGEGWEKLCPFLNVSAPETPFPRVNTAENHLENILRAKQRKG; encoded by the coding sequence ATGAAAATTTTCAAAGTCGGTTTCGATAAAGCAGGCACAGCAAGCCTGCATCAAGCACTCAAACAGTTGGGCTACCGATCAATGCACCAGTATCAACGGGAAGAAGAAATTCTGAAACAATTGATACTCGACAAGAGACACTCCGATCTGGAACAATTCGATGCCTTCGTCGATGGCAACTGGGGCCAGCACATCGAAGTCATCCTGGAACATTTTCCAGATGCATTCCTGATCTTCACGATGAGAGATCGAGAAAAGTGGATCCAGAGCCGCATCATCAATGCTCTGTCTAATCGCTACTTCCAAAAGCCTGGGTTAACAGAAATCAACACCATCAAATGGGGAGAAATGTACGACCAGCATCTGCAATCCGTCCGACAAAAGCTGACATCCCATACCCGTTATCTGGAAATCAACATCCCCAACGGAGAAGGCTGGGAAAAACTCTGCCCGTTTCTGAATGTCTCAGCCCCAGAAACCCCATTCCCAAGAGTCAACACAGCAGAAAATCACCTTGAAAACATCCTCCGAGCGAAGCAAAGAAAAGGCTAA